The following proteins come from a genomic window of Phnomibacter ginsenosidimutans:
- a CDS encoding MFS transporter codes for MSITKPRLSFWQIINMNVGFFGIQYSFGLQQSAVNPIYDMLGASPDEIPLLNLAGPMTGLLVQPIIGALSDKTWSPRFGRRKPYFFIGAIMCSLALFLYPFSSSLWMAAGLLWILDAGNNTAMEPYRAFVADKLDVSQQPTGFQAQSFFTGFGQTLGNLSLFIFPMIFVGTTGKLPTWVYASFFWVPCAASPPFGGVPAPHQRYPLLKKSWYILLSTTARMRIPWYKCSRRLLLLFLFHCSSE; via the coding sequence ATGTCCATCACCAAGCCCCGCTTATCGTTTTGGCAAATCATCAACATGAATGTCGGGTTCTTCGGCATTCAATACAGTTTTGGTTTGCAACAAAGCGCCGTCAATCCCATCTACGATATGCTGGGTGCCAGTCCTGATGAGATACCACTGCTCAACCTCGCCGGTCCTATGACGGGCTTGCTGGTGCAGCCCATCATTGGTGCTCTCAGCGATAAAACATGGAGCCCTCGTTTTGGCCGACGCAAGCCATACTTTTTTATTGGCGCCATCATGTGTAGTCTGGCGTTGTTTCTCTATCCGTTTAGCAGCAGCTTGTGGATGGCCGCAGGTTTGCTCTGGATTTTAGACGCCGGCAACAACACCGCCATGGAACCTTATCGTGCTTTTGTGGCCGATAAACTGGATGTATCGCAACAGCCCACGGGCTTTCAGGCGCAAAGTTTTTTCACCGGCTTCGGGCAAACATTGGGCAACCTGTCGCTTTTCATTTTTCCCATGATTTTTGTAGGCACCACAGGCAAACTACCTACCTGGGTGTATGCGTCTTTTTTCTGGGTGCCGTGTGCAGCATCGCCTCCATTTGGTGGAGTGCCCGCACCACACCAGAGATACCCCCTACTGAAGAAGAGCTGGTACATCTTACTGAGCACAACCGCAAGAATGCGCATCCCGTGGTACAAATGCTCACGTCGATTATTGTTATTGTTTCTGTTCCATTGTTCTTCAGAATAG
- a CDS encoding MFS transporter yields MNGIFQSDLLNISTLVVFFLWLFGLDALVKKYYQHQSIQKIEQLIGPFIEIVSAIKDMPRIMWQLALVYLFQWYALFCYWQNSSKSIAQSVFHTSPSENPTMYEEAVSWTGLVNGWYNIVTFLSAFALVWFAKKYSPKLVHFACLILAGIGFLAFPFIENKYLLFPAITGFGIGWASMMGIPYLMVVSNIPKERYGVYMGIVNMMIVIPMILQNITFGYVLKHFLNNDPGKAIALAGVLLLLAAAATLLMKPKQPTGEIVLTAGGGH; encoded by the coding sequence TTGAATGGAATATTTCAATCCGATTTACTCAATATCAGTACACTGGTTGTCTTCTTTTTGTGGTTGTTTGGATTAGATGCTCTGGTCAAGAAATACTACCAACATCAAAGCATTCAAAAAATTGAACAACTAATTGGCCCATTCATTGAAATCGTAAGCGCCATTAAAGACATGCCCCGCATTATGTGGCAGCTGGCATTGGTGTATTTGTTTCAGTGGTATGCTTTGTTTTGCTATTGGCAAAACAGCAGCAAGAGCATTGCACAATCGGTGTTTCATACTTCGCCATCCGAAAATCCAACCATGTATGAAGAAGCAGTGAGCTGGACAGGCCTGGTAAATGGCTGGTACAATATTGTTACGTTTTTATCGGCCTTTGCATTGGTGTGGTTTGCCAAAAAATATTCGCCCAAGCTGGTGCATTTTGCCTGCCTCATTTTGGCTGGCATTGGTTTTCTCGCTTTTCCTTTTATAGAAAATAAATACCTGCTTTTTCCTGCCATTACTGGTTTTGGTATTGGCTGGGCCAGCATGATGGGTATTCCTTACCTGATGGTGGTGAGCAATATACCAAAGGAACGTTACGGTGTGTATATGGGCATCGTCAATATGATGATCGTTATTCCGATGATTTTGCAAAACATCACTTTTGGTTATGTGCTCAAACATTTTTTAAACAATGATCCGGGCAAAGCCATTGCACTGGCCGGTGTGTTGTTGCTACTGGCTGCTGCTGCCACATTGCTCATGAAACCCAAACAACCAACCGGCGAAATCGTATTGACAGCTGGCGGCGGTCATTGA